One part of the Aspergillus luchuensis IFO 4308 DNA, chromosome 5, nearly complete sequence genome encodes these proteins:
- a CDS encoding 50S ribosomal protein L36 (COG:J;~EggNog:ENOG410PTCU;~InterPro:IPR000473,IPR035977;~PFAM:PF00444;~go_component: GO:0005840 - ribosome [Evidence IEA];~go_function: GO:0003735 - structural constituent of ribosome [Evidence IEA];~go_process: GO:0006412 - translation [Evidence IEA]), with protein MLSFRSVFGASTGALRQILPSFSRRSAALVSRPFSQIARLSLGNGLRLLRSGKQTNNVGVASVGSTLRQVEQVRGMKTRSSVKRLCDGCKPVRRKNRVYIICSKNPKHKQRQGK; from the exons ATGCTGTCTTTCCGTTCCGTCTTTGGGGCCTCGACCGGTGCCCTCCGTCAAattctcccctccttctctcgccGGTCCGCCGCTCTCGTTTCGCGCCCTTTCTCCCAAATCGCTCGCCTCTCCCTTGGCAACGGCCTTCGCCTTTTGCGCTCTGGAAAGCAGACCAACAATGTCGGAGTTGCTAGTGTGGGGTCCACATTGAGACAAGTTGAGCAGGTCCGGGGGATGAAGACTCGTTCGTCGGTGAAGCGGTTGTGTGATGGCTGCAAG CCTGTGCGGAGAAAGAACCGCGTCTACATTATCTG CTCCAAGAACCCGAAGCACAAGCAGCGCCAAGGGAAatag